TTGTAGAGGTCTTTCATGCTGGGACCGTTGCGCGGCCGGTCCACGTAGGCCTCGTGGCAGTTGGCGCAGCGGGCGTTAAAGCTGCGGCGCCCGCGCGCTTGCTGCGCCGTGAGCCCGAGCTGGGCGTCGCTCCAAGAGGAGCGGTCCTGCTGGCATCCGGCCAGCGCCAGAAGCAGCAGGCACCCAAGCACGATTTTTCTTCCGCCCCGCAAACGGACTATTATCTTGGCTCGCATCGGTTTTGGCTAGCGTCGGTTTCCCGTGTCCATCCTGTTGAAGCGCGTGTACGAGAAGCCGTCGCCCGCGGACGGCGCGCGGGTGCTGGTGGACCGGCTATGGCCGCGCGGTGTAAGCAAGCGCGCCGCCGCGCTCCATGCCTGGCTCAAGGACGTCGCGCCCTCGCACGCGCTGCGCC
Above is a genomic segment from Terriglobales bacterium containing:
- a CDS encoding DUF488 family protein; translated protein: MYEKPSPADGARVLVDRLWPRGVSKRAAALHAWLKDVAPSHALR
- a CDS encoding cytochrome c, with the translated sequence MLGCLLLLALAGCQQDRSSWSDAQLGLTAQQARGRRSFNARCANCHEAYVDRPRNGPSMKDLYKNKYLPSGAPSNDERVRDAILLGRPNMPGYRSVMDEREMEDLMAYLHTL